Genomic DNA from Haloplanus aerogenes:
AGCACCGCGATGGCGGGCTCGAGGATGGCGGCCTGAAGGACTTCGTTCTGCTTTTTCTCGCCGCCGGAGAAGCCGGCGTTGAGGTAGCGCTGGGCGAACTTCTCGTCCATGTCCAGCAGTTCCATCTTCTCTTTCAGCAGCTGCTGGAACTCGGCGACGCCGATCTCGCCGTCGTCGACGTTACCTTCCATCGGGGAAGTGTCGTAGCCGGAGTCCTCCTCCTCTTCGGCTTCGGCTTCGTCCTCGTCCTCGAACAGTTCCTCTCGTTCCTCCGCCTTGGCGTTGAGCGCCTGCCGGAGGAAGTTCGTCATGGTGACACCCTCGATCTCCGCCGGATACTGGAACCCGAGGAAGATACCGAGCGCCGCGCGCTCGTTGGGTTCGAGATCGAGCAGATCCCACTCGCGTTTCTCCGGGGGTACGTCCTCGTCGATGTCCGCCACGTCCTCGTCGTCGAGGACGAGCGTGATCTCCCCGTCGGTGACCTCGTAGGCCGGATGGCCGGCGATCACCTTCGCGGTCGTGGACTTACCGGAGCCGTTCGGTCCCATCAGGGCGTGAATCTCGCCCGACTTGACCTCCAGGTCGACGCCGCGAAGGATGGTTTCGCCGCCCTCTTCTGCGACTTTCGCGTGAAGATTATTAATCTGTAGTGTTGCCATAACCCTACCGTGAAGCTGGGGTGTAAGACGCATAATGCTTACGCATTCTCCCCCTTCGAGTTCTCTGTTCGGGAACTATTATTTCTGGAAGGAGAAATCGAGTTTCAGAACTGACCGAGTCCGGTCTGGCGCTGGCCGCTTTTCACTTCGTCCCACGAGAGGCCAAGCGCCTCGATGATCCGCTCGATGGGGCCTTTGAGTGTCTTCTCCAGCATCTTGTCCCAGTCGATCTCGAACGCGTCCGGCACCTGATCCGCGTACTCGAAACAGATCACGTCCGGGTCGCGCTTGAACGCGGCGTAGAGGGAATCGGCCTGTGGATCGAACCCTTCCTCGTCTTCCAGCCGCCGGAAGAACTCGGGATGGACCTTCTTCAGATACAGTCGCTTGGGCTTGCTCCCGCGCTGGAAGTTGGTACCGAGGAGATGGTTGGCGTACTTCGCCCCCCGGACCTGCGCCGTGTCCGTGTCGTACGCGCCGAGGCGCTTACCGATGCCGCCCGGAATCCCGACGTCGTCGAGGTCGACGTTCCCCGCCTCGAAGTCCTCGATCACGTCGTGGACGTACTCCTCGATGTCGTCCACGTCGTCGCCGGTGACGATCATCTCGATCACCTGACGCTGGACTTCCTTCGTGATCGGCGCGATGTCCGAACGCTTGTACTCGAAGCCTGTGATGTCGATGTCGTCGACGTGTTTGCCCTCCTTCCAGACGATGTGGCCCGCGTAGCGCTTCTTCTTGCCCGCCTGGAAGAACCGACGGTAGAGCTTCTCGAACTCGATCTGGAAGCGGTGGTGGTGGGCGTTGAGTTCTTCGAGGGCGAACTCGTCGTAGGAGTCGTTGATGTGTTCCTCGATGTCCAAGGACTGTTCGATGGCGTCCTCGGTGTCGATGTCTGGTCCGAGTTCGAGCATCACCGAGTCGGTGTTGTGAAGGACGATACCACCGACTGCGTCGACAAAGTTCTGGTTCTTCGCGACGCTGAGGTCGTACACGTAGCCGTCGTGTGACGTTTCATTGACCACCGGGTCGCGTCCGGATCGATAGAAGTCACACGTCCGGATAGTGTAGCTTCCTTTGCTGTCTCGATATTTGAGCGAGTGTTTCCGGTCTCGCTGCGTGAGCAGCATGGACAACCCGGCGGAGAGTTCTCGACTCGTCGTCTCGTAGTCGAAGTTCCGTTCAGCGTACTCTTCGGAATATCGCGGGAACTCGCGAGAGCCGTCACCCTCGACGAGAATCTCGACGAAGCTCGCCTGTAGCTCGTCGGGCAAGTGGAAGACGAACCACGGAATGCGTTTTCCACGTGAGATCTGCCCAGCGAACTCTCGGAAGAACACTGCCGAGAGTTCGTTCATCATCTGGAGTTTCAGCGTCCGATCGTCGTAATTAATCTCGGTGTCACCGTCTCTGATCGTACGCTCGTCGTTACTGTCGGAGGCAGTGATGCTGACCGTCGCGTCCTCGAAGAGTCGTTCGTAGTCCGATTTGAGTCCGGCGAGCCAGTCACGGCGTGATTCGGCAATGCTCGCGCCGAACTTTCCGGAAGCCGTTTCGGCAGTGGACGCACTCCCTTCGGTCACGTATGCTGCGAGCAGCCGAACGAGTGCTGCTCCGTCCTCGGAATCGAAGTCGATGTGGCGCTGTACTTTGATCGTCGAATCCAGCGCGCCGTGGTGTTCGTGTCCGAACCAGACGTACTCATCGTTTGCGTGGACTCGCTTCACTTTCCGTTCGGCGTTCTCACTGCCGACGCTTCGTCCATCCTCGTATTCACGAGTGTAACCCTGCAACACCTCGTACACGTCGATAGAGTCGATGGTGTCGAGCGACGGAACACCGGGGATACGGAGCGGTTCGTCCAACGCCTCCGGCGAAGCTTCGACGAACTCCCCGTCGTCCTCAACGATGAAGGAATGGTCGCGTGTCGTCGTCGATTCCCCGAACTTGTGCTGGACGTTGACGACAGGCTTGTCCGTCTTGTGACGAATTACCTGAGTGATGGGTTGCCACTCTGGCTCGCCATCGGCGTTCAACGAGAGAGCGTCCCAACCGTCGAGTTGGCGTCTGTCTTTCCCCGCGGACGTAGATGCGGCGGAGCCGCCGTCAGTGGTGATCAACACCACCGATCCCGCGCTCGACTTCGCGTATTCGAAGAGCGCTTCGATGGAAGCGATCCGCATCCGCCCATCGGGGTCACGAGCGACGACAGGCCGGTCGCCAGTGACGCTATCGCCGTAGACGACTTCGTGGCCAATCTCGTCAGCCGCCGACTCCGTATACTCGATCACATCACGCCCCGTCGCCGTGACGGCCGCCCCCATCTCCCGGTCGTAGAGGCGGAAGCGGTCCCATCCCAGTACACCATAAAGCGATTGCCCGACGAACTGGAATTTTCCGTTGCGGCCCGCGAGGAGCGTGTTGTTGTCGTCGACGGTGACGCAGTACGCGCCGTCGTTGGCGGTGCTTCGGCCGCCGGAGCGGTGCATCCGGAAACTGTTCTTGGCGTCTTCGGTGCAGTAGATGCGCCACGAGCCACTATCCTGATTGTAGCTGGCCGTCAGGCCGAGGTGGGCACAGAGCCGGAGTACGTCGTCACGCAATCGGTCGCTCGACGTGGAGTAGCGCCAACTGTTCACCTGCCGGTCGCCGTTGCCCGCGATCAGCGTGTCGAGGAAGCGCTCCTTCTGGGCGCGGCTGGCCTCGAAGACGAGTTCGGGAATCCGTTTCTCGAAGCTGTTCTCGCCACAGATATCTTCGAGCCAGCGTCCGAGCAGTTGCGAGGTGAACTGATAGCATCGGTCGTCGACGTAGTAGTCGACGCCCAGTCGATCCAGCAAGTCACCGATGGCGGCGTGGTCGTCGCCCTCGCCGCCGTCGGCAATCGCTTCCTGTGCGAGTTGGATCGTCGTGGCCGAGCCACGGAACTTCTCGCCGTACTGCTCGTCTTCGGACGTGTACACCGACCCTTCGGTGATGTACCACGCCAGTAGATCGAGGAAGTCGTCGCCATCGTAGAAGCGCGGAATCCACTTCCGGCCCCGTTCGGCGTGGACGTAGAACTCGGAGCAGTGGTCGTCGAGGTACTCGCGATGCTCCTCGAACTCGGCGGCCGAGAAGACGTAGCCCGTCTCGCCGATATCGTTTTTCACCACCTTATCCGGGTAGTAGCCGACTTCGGCGGCCAGCGTGTGCCCGTGGACGTCGTTGTTTGCCCACACCTCGTACTCGCCGTCGAGGAGGTCCGTCAGATCGACCGCCTCCAGTCGCTCACCGTCAGGCCCGTCCCAGCCGTGCGGCAGTTCGTAGTGTGACGACTCGTTCAGGTCTCCGGCCTCGACGAACTCGAACTCGTCCCACGACTCGCCGTTCGTGTCGTCCTTCCGGACGAGCATCCGGTGGTTCGGCGTGACGCTGAAGTCGACCTTGCTCGTCTCGATGTCGACGAGTTCGCCCCGGTAGTCCGGATACGCGTGCGTCTCGGTCACCGGCTTGACCTCCATCCGCAGCGTCTCGGGGTCGAGCGAGTACACCTCGTCGCCGACAGCGAGGTCACGGATGTTCCGGACGCCGTCCGGCGTGAGCACGTCGGTATCCGGCGTGAAGCAGTTCATGATGACCTTCACCGCCTGCTGTTCCCGGTCGTACTGCTCGTAACCCTCACTCCCCGGGTCGTGGTCGTTTCGCTCCGCCTTCTTCTCCTCCCGTTCCTCCAGCAACTCGTCGACCATCTCCCGGATGACGCCGTCCGGTTCCTTCCGGAAGTGGGTGCCGTTGGGGGCGTGATACGTGTCGCCGTCGTAGTCGGTGGGGTCGACTTTCGTCTCCGGCGACGCGTTGATCGTCACCATGCACATGGGGTAGAGGGACTGGCCGACCCACTGATAGTTGCCGTTGCGGCCGGCCAAGATGACGTGGTTGTCCGCAGCCGTCACACAGTACACGTCGCCATCGTGCTCCTCGACCGTCGCGTTCGTCGACTTCTTGAACGAGCCACGCTTCCCTGCCGACACGTACCACGTGCCGTCGGACTGCTTCGACACGGTCGGCTTGTGACCACAGCGGATGGCGATGTCCACGAAGCCGTCCTTGAGGTCGTCACTTTTCGTCCAGAACTTGCCCAGCCCGGACTCGGTACGGCTCCCGTCGCCGCGGATCATCGTGTCGAGGAGAATTTCCAGGAGCTCGCCATCGAGGCCGAACACCCAGTCGGGGAGGCGCTTGTCGGCGTAGCCGTCGCCACAGTTGTCGACGAGCCACGTCCGGAGATATCGGTTCGAGATATTGACGCCGCGGTCGTCCGCGTTGTAGTTGATACCCATTCGGTCGAGCAGGCTCCGGATGGCCTCCCGCTCTTTCTCTCCGTCCTGATGGATCGTGATCCGGTTCCCGGCGCGGTCGACACTTCCCTCGGTGACGAACCAGCCGAGGAAGGCCAGCCAGTCGGTCATCTCGAAAGATAGCGGCGTCTCACGGTGCTGGGTTCCGTACTTGAGGAACACCTCGTCCGCGTACTCGTCGATAACGGCGCGGTGGGTTCGATACACCTCGACCGGGATCAGATACTTGCCTACGGCTCGCTGGAGACCCATCGCGGCCGACGATCCGTGGACGAGGTCTAACGCATCCGTGACCGCGTCTGGCATCGACGCTTGGAACGACCGGAGATCGTCGTCGAAGTAGACGACGACGTTCCCGTCATCCACCTCGTCGATCAGGTCGAACGTCTCTGGCGACCGACCGGACATCGGCTGGTGTTGCGGAAACGCGAACCGCTCGTACTCCGGGATGGACCGGTACTCGTCGAACTGGAAATCCGCGGGCGTCTGATCGTCCCATCCCCGCTCTTTCGAGTAGAGGAGCCGGTGATTCTCCGTGATCTTCAGGTCGTGCGTGTTGCCCGAGAGGTGGTGAAGTTCACCGAACCGGTTCTCGTACTGATGAGTCTCCTCGACTGGCTTGATCTCGCACTCGAACGTGTCCGGATTCAGCGTATAGACCGGATCGCCCACCTCCAACTCGGTTATATTCTTCTCGCCTTCCGGCGTCACCACGTCCGTATCTCCGCTGAAACACTTCAGGTCGAGGACGCTCACGTTCTCTTTGATTCCCGTGATCGGATCGAACACCGCCCCACCCTCGTAGTCCTCGGCGTCGGCACGGCCCTTCGAAGGGAGCGCGAACTCCCCGTGGACCTTGTGGAGGACGTACACGTCGACGGCGTCGCCGGGCGTCGGGGCGTCCTCTAACTTACAGCCGACGAACGTCCGCACCTCGTCCCAGAAGGAGATGATGTCGCGCTTGCGGTCGAGTTCGACACAGAGTTCCACGTCGCGGAGATTGTACTCCAGCAGGCGTTCGGGGTCCTGCTCCCACAGGTCGCCGATGTCGCCGGTGTAGCGTTCCTTCCCCGCGCCGAGTTCCTGTTCGCCGACCGCGTCGAGGCGGTAGGACTCCAGTTCCGTGAACTGCGTGCGCTTGTACGCGTAGAGCAGATCGAAGACGACCCGGCCCTTGATCGTCGGGCCGCCCCAGTCGCTCCGCCACACCTCGCCGACGCGCGAGAGACGGTCGGGGTTCAGGTTCCGGTCCACGTCCGGACGCTTCCCGAGGACTTCGAGACGGTCGATGAAGTACGGCGCGTCGAAGTCCTCGAAGTTCCACCCCGTGAGTACGTCGGGGTCGGTCCGCTCGATGTACGTCAGGAAGGCGTCGAGCATCGCGGCCTCGGAGTCGAACGCACGCACGTCCGCGTCCACCTCGTCGAGACCCTCGTAGTCGTCGAGGCCGTCGGGCGTCGTCCCGTCACCCTCGGGCGCCTCGTACAGCCACACGACGTACTCGTCGCGGCGGGAGTCGTGACTGGTGAGACAGATGATGGGCTCCTCGCCCTCCTCGGGGAAGCCCGAGCGGTCGTCGACCTCGATGTCGAAGGTGTTGACGCGGAGGTCGGTCGGCACCTCGACGGCTTCAATCTCGCTGTGAGGGATCTGAATCGACCCGCTCTCCAGTCGCCGCACGGGGACGCGCACGCCGCTGCCGATGTCCTTGTCGATCAGCAGGCGGTTGGGAAAGAGGATGTCCGCCTCGAAGTGGTCGAACTCGTCGCGAATCTGTCCCACGTCGCGGGGCGTCTGCGTGCAAATCTTCGTTAGCTCTTCACCACGGATGCTCTCGTAGCCCGGTTCCGTTCGCGTGATCACGTCGCGGTCGAGGTCGTCGTCGTCGAGACTCGCCGTCGGCGCGTAGAAGTACGGCTCGAAACCCAGTACGCGGACGTGTTCGGCCGTGCCGTCGGGCGTCCGGCCGAAGAGGTGAACGACGGGGTACTCGTCGCTTCCCTGCCCTTCGACGGTGTAGTCGACCTGCGTGACCGCGAGGTCGACGGTGCCGTCGGGGTCGGGGAACTTCAGTTCCGCCGCGTCGATCACCTCGCTGACGGACTGTGCGGCGTCGCCCGCGACGGCGACCGCCTCAGCGTCGGGTCTCTCGGAGTCTTCCGTATCCCAAGA
This window encodes:
- a CDS encoding ABC transporter ATP-binding protein, producing MATLQINNLHAKVAEEGGETILRGVDLEVKSGEIHALMGPNGSGKSTTAKVIAGHPAYEVTDGEITLVLDDEDVADIDEDVPPEKREWDLLDLEPNERAALGIFLGFQYPAEIEGVTMTNFLRQALNAKAEEREELFEDEDEAEAEEEEDSGYDTSPMEGNVDDGEIGVAEFQQLLKEKMELLDMDEKFAQRYLNAGFSGGEKKQNEVLQAAILEPAIAVLDEIDSGLDIDRLQDVSEGINALRDEQGTGVLQITHYQRILDYVEPDHVHVMIDGEIAQSGGADLAKKLEDEGYDWVREQVYETA
- a CDS encoding DNA polymerase domain-containing protein, whose translation is MTQTELTGSWDTEDSERPDAEAVAVAGDAAQSVSEVIDAAELKFPDPDGTVDLAVTQVDYTVEGQGSDEYPVVHLFGRTPDGTAEHVRVLGFEPYFYAPTASLDDDDLDRDVITRTEPGYESIRGEELTKICTQTPRDVGQIRDEFDHFEADILFPNRLLIDKDIGSGVRVPVRRLESGSIQIPHSEIEAVEVPTDLRVNTFDIEVDDRSGFPEEGEEPIICLTSHDSRRDEYVVWLYEAPEGDGTTPDGLDDYEGLDEVDADVRAFDSEAAMLDAFLTYIERTDPDVLTGWNFEDFDAPYFIDRLEVLGKRPDVDRNLNPDRLSRVGEVWRSDWGGPTIKGRVVFDLLYAYKRTQFTELESYRLDAVGEQELGAGKERYTGDIGDLWEQDPERLLEYNLRDVELCVELDRKRDIISFWDEVRTFVGCKLEDAPTPGDAVDVYVLHKVHGEFALPSKGRADAEDYEGGAVFDPITGIKENVSVLDLKCFSGDTDVVTPEGEKNITELEVGDPVYTLNPDTFECEIKPVEETHQYENRFGELHHLSGNTHDLKITENHRLLYSKERGWDDQTPADFQFDEYRSIPEYERFAFPQHQPMSGRSPETFDLIDEVDDGNVVVYFDDDLRSFQASMPDAVTDALDLVHGSSAAMGLQRAVGKYLIPVEVYRTHRAVIDEYADEVFLKYGTQHRETPLSFEMTDWLAFLGWFVTEGSVDRAGNRITIHQDGEKEREAIRSLLDRMGINYNADDRGVNISNRYLRTWLVDNCGDGYADKRLPDWVFGLDGELLEILLDTMIRGDGSRTESGLGKFWTKSDDLKDGFVDIAIRCGHKPTVSKQSDGTWYVSAGKRGSFKKSTNATVEEHDGDVYCVTAADNHVILAGRNGNYQWVGQSLYPMCMVTINASPETKVDPTDYDGDTYHAPNGTHFRKEPDGVIREMVDELLEEREEKKAERNDHDPGSEGYEQYDREQQAVKVIMNCFTPDTDVLTPDGVRNIRDLAVGDEVYSLDPETLRMEVKPVTETHAYPDYRGELVDIETSKVDFSVTPNHRMLVRKDDTNGESWDEFEFVEAGDLNESSHYELPHGWDGPDGERLEAVDLTDLLDGEYEVWANNDVHGHTLAAEVGYYPDKVVKNDIGETGYVFSAAEFEEHREYLDDHCSEFYVHAERGRKWIPRFYDGDDFLDLLAWYITEGSVYTSEDEQYGEKFRGSATTIQLAQEAIADGGEGDDHAAIGDLLDRLGVDYYVDDRCYQFTSQLLGRWLEDICGENSFEKRIPELVFEASRAQKERFLDTLIAGNGDRQVNSWRYSTSSDRLRDDVLRLCAHLGLTASYNQDSGSWRIYCTEDAKNSFRMHRSGGRSTANDGAYCVTVDDNNTLLAGRNGKFQFVGQSLYGVLGWDRFRLYDREMGAAVTATGRDVIEYTESAADEIGHEVVYGDSVTGDRPVVARDPDGRMRIASIEALFEYAKSSAGSVVLITTDGGSAASTSAGKDRRQLDGWDALSLNADGEPEWQPITQVIRHKTDKPVVNVQHKFGESTTTRDHSFIVEDDGEFVEASPEALDEPLRIPGVPSLDTIDSIDVYEVLQGYTREYEDGRSVGSENAERKVKRVHANDEYVWFGHEHHGALDSTIKVQRHIDFDSEDGAALVRLLAAYVTEGSASTAETASGKFGASIAESRRDWLAGLKSDYERLFEDATVSITASDSNDERTIRDGDTEINYDDRTLKLQMMNELSAVFFREFAGQISRGKRIPWFVFHLPDELQASFVEILVEGDGSREFPRYSEEYAERNFDYETTSRELSAGLSMLLTQRDRKHSLKYRDSKGSYTIRTCDFYRSGRDPVVNETSHDGYVYDLSVAKNQNFVDAVGGIVLHNTDSVMLELGPDIDTEDAIEQSLDIEEHINDSYDEFALEELNAHHHRFQIEFEKLYRRFFQAGKKKRYAGHIVWKEGKHVDDIDITGFEYKRSDIAPITKEVQRQVIEMIVTGDDVDDIEEYVHDVIEDFEAGNVDLDDVGIPGGIGKRLGAYDTDTAQVRGAKYANHLLGTNFQRGSKPKRLYLKKVHPEFFRRLEDEEGFDPQADSLYAAFKRDPDVICFEYADQVPDAFEIDWDKMLEKTLKGPIERIIEALGLSWDEVKSGQRQTGLGQF